One segment of Pyrococcus sp. ST04 DNA contains the following:
- a CDS encoding extradiol dioxygenase, producing the protein MLVGMAIMPHGNEAVYPPDDETRRLHENLKRIGQELEGADTYVLITPHNVRIREHIGIIMAEHLIPWLPFNDVKIPVEEEYRTNRRLALEIFHGARTGFPVVDINFATYSGRYSRFPLTWGEIIPLYFLRKKDLVLITPAKLPKEKLIEFGRFLAVLLEKWNEKVAIIVSADHGHAHREDGPYGYAEESKEYDRRVVEMLKKGDLRELLEFEDEFIDRAKPDSYWSFLMALGVLEEFEMEPSLVSYACPTYYGMASALFRR; encoded by the coding sequence ATGCTTGTTGGAATGGCAATAATGCCTCATGGAAATGAGGCTGTTTACCCTCCAGATGATGAGACCAGAAGATTACATGAGAATCTGAAGAGAATTGGGCAGGAACTGGAAGGTGCCGATACCTATGTTTTGATAACCCCTCATAACGTAAGAATAAGAGAGCACATAGGAATAATAATGGCCGAACATTTGATCCCTTGGCTTCCTTTTAATGACGTTAAAATTCCTGTGGAAGAAGAGTATAGAACGAATAGGAGACTTGCCCTTGAAATATTCCACGGGGCTAGAACAGGATTTCCAGTTGTCGATATAAACTTCGCAACGTACTCTGGGAGATATTCGAGGTTTCCTCTAACATGGGGGGAGATAATTCCCCTATACTTCCTTAGAAAGAAGGACCTTGTTCTAATAACCCCTGCTAAACTTCCCAAGGAAAAGCTTATTGAGTTTGGGAGATTCTTAGCAGTTCTTCTTGAAAAATGGAACGAAAAAGTAGCTATAATAGTAAGTGCTGACCACGGCCACGCTCATAGGGAAGATGGACCCTATGGATACGCTGAAGAATCTAAAGAGTACGATAGAAGAGTTGTAGAGATGCTTAAAAAAGGAGATCTTAGGGAACTTTTAGAGTTTGAAGATGAGTTTATAGATAGAGCGAAGCCCGACAGTTACTGGTCCTTTCTTATGGCCTTAGGGGTCTTAGAAGAATTTGAGATGGAGCCTTCCCTAGTTTCATATGCCTGTCCAACATACTACGGAATGGCATCGGCCCTGTTCAGAAGGTAG
- a CDS encoding DUF763 domain-containing protein codes for MMRTGVAELPLHTGHVPHWLALRMKRLAEIVLKILIEEYGTKGALERISDPIWFQAFNNLIGMDWDSSGSTTVTTGILKEVLNKLDLGIRVAGGKGGKSRKTPDELRMIAKEFDIDPEEYIRKSRLVAKVDSVALQAGYQLYHHTFFVDKEGNWAVVQQGMNEREKLARRYHWFNADELVDPHKGIAGVKRDFALNTVDKDSKEIQKTLIDLAQEGKKVVRDLETIKAMTKGYIVFYKPRDVDVVKVVRRYESLGKIELNIRALEFVKEMAVEDYESFLLIKGLGPGTLRGLALVAELIYDVKPSWRDPVTHPIDPFKFAYAVGGKDRIPFRVEKGTYDDLIEFLSRLSETGNREILKRVKRITENWRFPEEEKVPTF; via the coding sequence ATGATGAGAACAGGCGTTGCAGAGTTACCACTTCACACGGGCCATGTTCCCCATTGGCTTGCACTTAGGATGAAGAGATTAGCCGAGATAGTTCTTAAGATATTGATAGAAGAATACGGAACTAAAGGTGCCCTCGAGAGGATCTCGGACCCAATATGGTTTCAAGCGTTCAACAATTTAATTGGTATGGATTGGGACTCTTCAGGGAGTACCACAGTAACGACGGGAATATTAAAGGAAGTTCTAAACAAGCTCGACCTCGGAATAAGGGTTGCTGGGGGAAAAGGAGGAAAGAGTAGAAAAACTCCAGATGAGCTCAGGATGATAGCTAAGGAATTCGACATAGATCCGGAGGAATACATAAGGAAATCGAGGCTTGTTGCTAAAGTTGATTCGGTGGCCCTTCAAGCAGGATATCAGTTATACCATCACACATTCTTTGTTGACAAAGAGGGTAACTGGGCAGTTGTTCAGCAAGGTATGAATGAAAGGGAGAAGCTTGCTAGGAGATATCACTGGTTCAACGCCGATGAGCTGGTAGATCCACACAAGGGGATAGCCGGAGTTAAAAGAGATTTTGCCCTTAACACCGTGGATAAGGATTCGAAAGAAATTCAGAAGACTTTGATTGACCTCGCTCAAGAAGGGAAGAAGGTTGTAAGAGATCTAGAGACTATAAAGGCAATGACAAAGGGTTATATTGTATTCTACAAACCAAGGGATGTCGATGTGGTTAAAGTTGTGAGGAGATATGAGAGCCTCGGAAAAATTGAGTTGAACATTAGAGCACTAGAGTTTGTAAAAGAGATGGCTGTAGAGGACTATGAAAGCTTCCTCCTTATAAAAGGCCTCGGTCCAGGAACGTTAAGGGGTCTTGCTCTAGTTGCAGAGCTAATATACGACGTAAAGCCGAGTTGGAGAGATCCAGTTACGCACCCCATAGATCCATTCAAGTTCGCCTATGCGGTTGGTGGTAAAGACAGAATTCCCTTCAGAGTTGAGAAGGGAACCTACGATGATCTGATAGAGTTCCTAAGTAGACTCTCCGAAACTGGAAACAGGGAAATACTGAAGAGAGTAAAAAGAATTACCGAGAATTGGAGATTCCCAGAGGAGGAAAAAGTTCCTACCTTCTGA
- a CDS encoding transcriptional regulator has protein sequence MARREKIIELLLERDYSVSELARILDMRGKGAKKAILNDLKVIARIAKREGMVLLIKPAQCRKCGFVFRPEINIPSRCPRCKSEWIEEPRFKLERT, from the coding sequence ATGGCTAGAAGAGAGAAAATAATAGAGCTTTTGCTCGAGAGGGACTATAGTGTAAGCGAACTTGCGAGAATTCTTGATATGAGAGGAAAAGGGGCAAAAAAGGCGATTCTAAACGACCTTAAAGTAATAGCAAGGATAGCAAAGAGAGAGGGGATGGTTCTCCTTATAAAGCCTGCCCAGTGCAGAAAGTGCGGATTCGTTTTTAGACCGGAGATAAACATTCCTTCCCGATGTCCTAGATGCAAGAGTGAGTGGATAGAGGAGCCAAGGTTTAAACTTGAAAGAACTTGA
- a CDS encoding ribonuclease III family protein, translating to MDKGLAKFGDSLINFLYSLALTEFLGRPTGDRVPNASLAIALDIAGLSKGLRRMDKHAKGDYAEALIAEAWLKGLITEREAVEIIKENLTNDVLDFSKKKEAIGRALAPLLKIVSERLESHF from the coding sequence ATGGACAAGGGACTTGCAAAGTTTGGGGACTCCTTGATAAATTTTCTATATTCCCTTGCCCTTACGGAATTTTTAGGAAGACCAACTGGAGATAGGGTGCCAAATGCTTCACTTGCCATAGCCCTTGACATTGCAGGATTATCCAAGGGGCTTAGAAGAATGGACAAGCATGCAAAGGGAGACTATGCCGAGGCACTAATTGCAGAAGCATGGCTTAAGGGATTAATAACTGAGAGGGAAGCTGTTGAGATAATAAAGGAAAATCTCACCAATGACGTCCTTGACTTTTCTAAGAAGAAGGAAGCGATTGGAAGAGCATTAGCTCCCTTGCTGAAAATTGTTAGTGAAAGACTTGAATCACATTTCTGA
- a CDS encoding iron-containing alcohol dehydrogenase: protein MRFFLKTTIFLGRGSLSNISKLISENERVIVFSSKSMEKLGFLKEVINNIENAGGVYETIVGVPPEPTIENVEEILPKVREFKPDTFIAIGGGSVIDVAKAVKVFYDVPDLDFDNVAVFSRFQKVNPLPKLKSKFIAIPSTSGAGSEVSAASVIKKGGTKYTIVSPDLCPDYAILDPRLPENMPKEVARNSGLDVLVHAIEAYVSKVATPFSDAYALRAAKIIFEYLEKSVEGDSEAREMVHYAATMAGIAFLNGRLGLVHAMSHKAAWIGPHGLINAILLPYVMEFNVKKAPERYDSLARELGLKDVEELYLKIVDLNERLGVPRLSDLVDEDEFMERLPEMARKAYEDPLVAFNPVEPSVEEIKEIYLKAFRGE, encoded by the coding sequence ATGAGATTTTTCCTCAAAACAACAATATTTCTTGGAAGAGGATCGCTAAGTAACATCTCAAAATTGATATCAGAAAACGAGAGAGTCATAGTATTTTCTTCAAAGTCAATGGAGAAGCTTGGATTCCTTAAGGAGGTCATAAACAATATTGAGAATGCTGGTGGAGTGTATGAAACAATAGTCGGCGTTCCTCCCGAGCCAACGATTGAAAATGTTGAAGAAATTCTCCCAAAGGTCAGAGAGTTCAAACCCGACACTTTCATTGCAATAGGTGGGGGAAGTGTAATAGATGTTGCAAAAGCTGTAAAGGTTTTCTATGACGTTCCTGATCTTGACTTCGATAACGTTGCTGTGTTCAGCAGGTTCCAAAAGGTAAATCCGCTTCCAAAGCTTAAGAGCAAGTTCATTGCCATCCCCTCAACAAGCGGTGCGGGGAGCGAGGTCTCAGCTGCAAGCGTAATAAAGAAAGGAGGGACAAAGTACACTATAGTTAGCCCAGACTTATGTCCTGACTACGCTATTCTTGACCCAAGGCTTCCAGAGAATATGCCAAAAGAAGTCGCAAGAAACTCGGGGTTAGATGTTCTTGTTCACGCAATAGAGGCCTATGTTTCAAAGGTAGCAACACCATTCAGTGATGCCTATGCTCTAAGGGCGGCAAAGATAATCTTCGAATACCTCGAGAAGAGTGTCGAGGGAGACTCGGAGGCTAGGGAAATGGTTCACTATGCAGCTACAATGGCTGGAATAGCATTTCTAAACGGAAGGCTTGGTTTAGTTCACGCAATGAGCCACAAGGCCGCATGGATAGGGCCACACGGTTTAATCAACGCAATACTTCTCCCATATGTTATGGAGTTCAACGTTAAGAAGGCCCCTGAAAGGTACGATAGCTTAGCTAGGGAACTTGGATTAAAAGATGTAGAAGAGCTCTACCTGAAGATAGTTGACCTCAATGAGAGACTTGGTGTTCCTAGACTTTCAGACCTAGTAGACGAGGACGAGTTCATGGAGAGGTTACCCGAGATGGCAAGAAAGGCTTATGAAGACCCGTTGGTAGCATTCAACCCAGTTGAGCCGAGTGTTGAGGAGATTAAAGAAATTTATTTGAAGGCCTTTAGAGGAGAGTGA